The sequence AGGCCGACGACGTCTGGGAGGGCGAGTCCCTCCTCTACGTCCTGCGCGAGCGCATGGGCCTGCCCGGCTCGAAGAACGCCTGCGAGCAGGGCGAGTGCGGCTCCTGCACGGTCCGCCTCGACGGGGTGCCCGTCTGCTCCTGCCTGGTCGCCGCCGGACAGGTCGAGGGCCGCGACGTCGTCACCGTCGAGGGCCTGGCCGACTTCGCCGCCCACCGCGCCGAGGCCCACCCCGGCACCGGCTGCGCCTCCGGCGCCTGCGGCACCTCCCTCGACCGGGCCAAGCGCTGGAAGGCCGAGCCCGCCGCCGGTGAGGAGACCCGGGACACCGGGGAGCTGTCCCCGATCCAGCAGGCGTTCATCGACGCCGGAGCCGTCCAGTGCGGCTTCTGCACCCCCGGCCTCCTGGTCGCGGCCGACGAGCTCCTGGAGCGCACCCCGCAGCCGTCCGACGCGGACATCCGCGAGGCGCTGTCCGGCAACCTCTGCCGCTGCACCGGCTACGAGAAGATCCTCGACGCGGTCCGCCTCGCGGCCGCCCGCGCGGAAGAGACGGTCTGAGCCATGGGCGTTACCGGTTCCCCCACCAACATCAACCAGGGCACCCGCACCAAGGGCGGCATCGGCGAGTCCACGCTGCGCCCCGACGGCATCCTGAAGGTCACCGGCGAGTTCGCGTACTCCTCGGACATGTGGCACGAGGACATGCTCTGGGGCCACACCCTGCGCTCCACCGTCGCGCACGCGGAGATCGTCTCCATCGACGTCTCCGAGGCGCTCGCCACCTCCGGCGTCTACGCGGTCCTCACCTACGACGACCTGCCGGCCGCGATGAAGAACTACGGCCTGGAGATCCAGGACACCCCCGTCCTCGCCCACGGCCGGGTCCGCCACCACGGCGAGCCCGTCGCGCTCGTCGCCGCCGACCACCCGGAGACGGCCCGCCGCGCCGCCGCGAAGATCCGGATCGACTACCGCGAGCTGCCCGTCGTCACCGACGAGGCGTCCGCGACCGCCCCCGGCGCCCCCCTCATCCACGAGGGCCGCGACGACCACCACATCGGCCATGTGCCGCACCCCAACATCGTCCACCGCCAGCCGATCGTCCGCGGCGACGCGGAGGCGGCCGAGGCCCGTGCCGATGTGATCGTCAAGGGCGACTACTACTTCGGCATGCAGGACCAGGCGTTCCTGGGCCCCGAGTCCGGCCTCGCCGTGCCCGCCGAG is a genomic window of Streptomyces sp. NBC_00708 containing:
- a CDS encoding (2Fe-2S)-binding protein, producing the protein MRVNFTVNGRRHEADDVWEGESLLYVLRERMGLPGSKNACEQGECGSCTVRLDGVPVCSCLVAAGQVEGRDVVTVEGLADFAAHRAEAHPGTGCASGACGTSLDRAKRWKAEPAAGEETRDTGELSPIQQAFIDAGAVQCGFCTPGLLVAADELLERTPQPSDADIREALSGNLCRCTGYEKILDAVRLAAARAEETV